A genomic region of Antennarius striatus isolate MH-2024 chromosome 2, ASM4005453v1, whole genome shotgun sequence contains the following coding sequences:
- the LOC137606050 gene encoding vitamin D3 receptor A isoform X1: MMEPMTVTTSVVGPEEFDRNAPRICGVCGDKATGFHFNAMTCEGCKGFFRRSMKRKASFTCPFNGSCTITKDNRRHCQACRLKRCIDIGMMKEFILTDEEVQRKKDMILKRKEEEAAREAMRPRLNEEQARIISSLVEAHHKTYDASYSDFSRFRPPVREGPVTRSASRAASLHSLSDASSDSFNHSPESVDTKMNFSSLLMMYQDGASSPESSEEDTKFSMLPHLADLVSYSIQKVIGFAKMIPGFRDLTAEDQIALLKSSAIEIIMLRSNQSFSLEDMSWSCGGPDFKYCINDVTKAGHTLELLEPLVKFQVGLKKLNLHEEEHVLLMAICLLSPDRPGVQDHNRIEKLQDHLSETLQAYIRINHPGGRLLYAKMIQKLADLRSLNEEHSKQYRSLSFQPEHSMQLTPLVLEVFGSEVS, encoded by the exons TGATGGAGCCCATGACGGTGACAACGTCAGTGGTCGGACCGGAGGAGTTCGATCGCAATGCCCCCCGAATCTGTGGAGTATGTGGTGATAAAGCCACAGGTTTCCACTTCAATGCCATGACATGTGAAGGCTGCAAGGGATTCTTCAG GCGCAGTATGAAGCGTAAAGCCTCCTTTACTTGTCCATTCAACGGGAGCTGCACCATCACTAAGGATAACCGGCGACACTGCCAGGCCTGTCGTCTGAAGCGCTGCATTGATATTGGCATGATGAAAGAGT TCATTTTGACAGATGAAGAAGTTCAGAGGAAGAAGGACATGATAttgaagaggaaagaggaggaggcagccCGGGAGGCAATGAGGCCTCGTCTGAATGAGGAGCAGGCCCGAATCATCTCTTCCCTGGTGGAAGCCCACCACAAGACCTATGATGCCTCCTATTCTGACTTCTCCCGCTTCAGG ccTCCAGTGCGTGAAGGTCCGGTAACACGCAGTGCCAGCCGAGCTGCCTCCCTTCACTCTCTTTCAGATGCCTCATCCGACTCATTCAACCACTCACCTG AGTCGGTGGACACCAAGATGAACTTCAGCAGTCTGCTGATGATGTATCAGGATGGTGCGAGCAGCCCGGAATCCAGTGAGGAGGATACAAAGTTTTCCATGCTGCCACACCTGGCTGACCTGGTTTCCTACAGCATCCAGAAGGTCATAGGCTTCGCCAAGATGATCCCAGGCTTCAG AGACCTGACAGCAGAAGACCAGATCGCTCTGTTAAAGTCCAGCGCTATTGAGATCATCATGCTGCGTTCAAACCAGTCGTTCAGTCTGGAGGACATGTCCTGGAGCTGCGGGGGTCCTGACTTCAAATACTGCATAAATGATGTTACAAAGG CGGGTCACACTCTTGAGCTGCTGGAGCCACTGGTGAAGTTTCAGGTTGGTCTAAAGAAACTCAACCTGCACGAGGAGGAACATGTGCTGCTCATGGCCATATGCCTGCTCTCCCCAG ATCGTCCTGGAGTCCAAGACCACAATCGCATTGAGAAATTACAGGATCATCTGTCAGAGACACTGCAGGCCTACATCCGGATCAACCACCCCGGCGGACGCCTCCTCTATGCCAAGATGATCCAGAAGCTGGCTGACCTGCGCAGCTTGAATGAGGAACACTCCAAACAGTACCGCTCGCTCTCCTTCCAGCCCGAACACAGCATGCAGCTCACCCCattggtgctggaggtgttcgGCAGCGAGGTGTCATAG
- the LOC137606050 gene encoding vitamin D3 receptor A isoform X2, with amino-acid sequence MEPMTVTTSVVGPEEFDRNAPRICGVCGDKATGFHFNAMTCEGCKGFFRRSMKRKASFTCPFNGSCTITKDNRRHCQACRLKRCIDIGMMKEFILTDEEVQRKKDMILKRKEEEAAREAMRPRLNEEQARIISSLVEAHHKTYDASYSDFSRFRPPVREGPVTRSASRAASLHSLSDASSDSFNHSPESVDTKMNFSSLLMMYQDGASSPESSEEDTKFSMLPHLADLVSYSIQKVIGFAKMIPGFRDLTAEDQIALLKSSAIEIIMLRSNQSFSLEDMSWSCGGPDFKYCINDVTKAGHTLELLEPLVKFQVGLKKLNLHEEEHVLLMAICLLSPDRPGVQDHNRIEKLQDHLSETLQAYIRINHPGGRLLYAKMIQKLADLRSLNEEHSKQYRSLSFQPEHSMQLTPLVLEVFGSEVS; translated from the exons ATGGAGCCCATGACGGTGACAACGTCAGTGGTCGGACCGGAGGAGTTCGATCGCAATGCCCCCCGAATCTGTGGAGTATGTGGTGATAAAGCCACAGGTTTCCACTTCAATGCCATGACATGTGAAGGCTGCAAGGGATTCTTCAG GCGCAGTATGAAGCGTAAAGCCTCCTTTACTTGTCCATTCAACGGGAGCTGCACCATCACTAAGGATAACCGGCGACACTGCCAGGCCTGTCGTCTGAAGCGCTGCATTGATATTGGCATGATGAAAGAGT TCATTTTGACAGATGAAGAAGTTCAGAGGAAGAAGGACATGATAttgaagaggaaagaggaggaggcagccCGGGAGGCAATGAGGCCTCGTCTGAATGAGGAGCAGGCCCGAATCATCTCTTCCCTGGTGGAAGCCCACCACAAGACCTATGATGCCTCCTATTCTGACTTCTCCCGCTTCAGG ccTCCAGTGCGTGAAGGTCCGGTAACACGCAGTGCCAGCCGAGCTGCCTCCCTTCACTCTCTTTCAGATGCCTCATCCGACTCATTCAACCACTCACCTG AGTCGGTGGACACCAAGATGAACTTCAGCAGTCTGCTGATGATGTATCAGGATGGTGCGAGCAGCCCGGAATCCAGTGAGGAGGATACAAAGTTTTCCATGCTGCCACACCTGGCTGACCTGGTTTCCTACAGCATCCAGAAGGTCATAGGCTTCGCCAAGATGATCCCAGGCTTCAG AGACCTGACAGCAGAAGACCAGATCGCTCTGTTAAAGTCCAGCGCTATTGAGATCATCATGCTGCGTTCAAACCAGTCGTTCAGTCTGGAGGACATGTCCTGGAGCTGCGGGGGTCCTGACTTCAAATACTGCATAAATGATGTTACAAAGG CGGGTCACACTCTTGAGCTGCTGGAGCCACTGGTGAAGTTTCAGGTTGGTCTAAAGAAACTCAACCTGCACGAGGAGGAACATGTGCTGCTCATGGCCATATGCCTGCTCTCCCCAG ATCGTCCTGGAGTCCAAGACCACAATCGCATTGAGAAATTACAGGATCATCTGTCAGAGACACTGCAGGCCTACATCCGGATCAACCACCCCGGCGGACGCCTCCTCTATGCCAAGATGATCCAGAAGCTGGCTGACCTGCGCAGCTTGAATGAGGAACACTCCAAACAGTACCGCTCGCTCTCCTTCCAGCCCGAACACAGCATGCAGCTCACCCCattggtgctggaggtgttcgGCAGCGAGGTGTCATAG